In a genomic window of Cynocephalus volans isolate mCynVol1 chromosome 1, mCynVol1.pri, whole genome shotgun sequence:
- the PLSCR1 gene encoding phospholipid scramblase 1 isoform X1, producing MDEQNMQANASHPGKKLPAGHPPQYPSAAFQGPPGHTGYPGPHPGYHGPPSGYPGPQLGYPGPQSGYPGPQPGYPGPQPGYPEPQPGYPVLPASYSGAGPAGFSVQSQPVYNQPSGPAGAPWMPAPPPPLNCPPGLEYLSQIDQVLIHQQIELLEVLTGFETNNKYEIKNSLGQRIFFAAEDTDCCTRNCCGPSRPFTMRIVDNTGREVVTLERPLRCSSCCCPCCLQEIEIQAPPGVPVGYVTQTWHPCLPKFTIQNEKREDVLKITGPCVVCSCCADVNFEIKALDEETVVGRISKQWSGFVREAFTDADNFGIQFPLDLDVKMKAVMLGACFLIDFMFFERTGNQEQKSGVW from the exons ATGGATGAACAAA ACATGCAAGCGAATGCTTCTCACCcaggaaaaaaattgccagccggGCATCCCCCTCAGTATCCATCGGCTGCATTTCAAg gACCTCCAGGACATACTGGCTACCCTGGACCCCACCCTGGCTACCATGGACCCCCGTCTGGCTACCCTGGACCCCAGCTTGGCTACCCTGGACCCCAGTCTGGCTACCCTGGACCCCAGCCTGGCTACCCTGGACCCCAGCCTGGATACCCTGAACCCCAGCCTGGTTACCCAGTTCTACCAGCCAGCTATTCAGGTGCTGGCCCAGCTGGCTTTTCTGTCCAAAGTCAGCCAGTATATAATCAGCCCAGTGGACCTGCAGGGGCACCATGGATGCCAGCACCACCACCTCCACTGAACTGTCCACCTGGATTAGAATATTTAAGTCAG ATAGATCAAGTACTAATTCATCAGCAAATAGAACTCCTAGAAG tctTAACAGGTTTTGAAACTAATAACAAATATGAAATTAAGAACAGCCTTGGGCAGAGGATTTTCTTTGCAGCAGAAGATACTGATTGCTGTACCCGAAATTGCTGTGGGCCATCTAGGCCTTTTACCATGAGGATTGTTGATAATACAGGCCGAGAAGTCGTGACTCTGGAGAGACCGCTGAGATGTAGCAGCTGTTGTTGCCCCTGCTGCCTTCAGGAG ATAGAAATCCAGGCTCCTCCTGGGGTACCGGTGGGTTATGTTACTCAGACCTGGCACCCATGTCTGCCAAAGTTTACAATTCAAAATGAGAAGAGAGAGGATGTACTAAAAATTACTGGTCCATGTGTTGTGTGCAGCTGTTGTGCAGATGTTAATTTTGAG ATTAAAGCTCTCGATGAAGAAACTGTGGTTGGCAGGATTTCCAAGCAATGGAGTGGGTTTGTGAGAGAGGCATTTACAGACGCTGATAACTTTGGAATCCAGTTCCCTTTAGACCTTGATGTTAAAATGAAAGCTGTGATGCTTGGTGCTTGTTTCCTCATT GACTTCATGTTTTTTGAAAGGACTGGAAACCAAGAACAAAAATCAGGAGTGTGGTAG
- the PLSCR1 gene encoding phospholipid scramblase 1 isoform X2, with amino-acid sequence MLLTQEKNCQPGIPLSIHRLHFKIDQVLIHQQIELLEVLTGFETNNKYEIKNSLGQRIFFAAEDTDCCTRNCCGPSRPFTMRIVDNTGREVVTLERPLRCSSCCCPCCLQEIEIQAPPGVPVGYVTQTWHPCLPKFTIQNEKREDVLKITGPCVVCSCCADVNFEIKALDEETVVGRISKQWSGFVREAFTDADNFGIQFPLDLDVKMKAVMLGACFLIDFMFFERTGNQEQKSGVW; translated from the exons ATGCTTCTCACCcaggaaaaaaattgccagccggGCATCCCCCTCAGTATCCATCGGCTGCATTTCAAg ATAGATCAAGTACTAATTCATCAGCAAATAGAACTCCTAGAAG tctTAACAGGTTTTGAAACTAATAACAAATATGAAATTAAGAACAGCCTTGGGCAGAGGATTTTCTTTGCAGCAGAAGATACTGATTGCTGTACCCGAAATTGCTGTGGGCCATCTAGGCCTTTTACCATGAGGATTGTTGATAATACAGGCCGAGAAGTCGTGACTCTGGAGAGACCGCTGAGATGTAGCAGCTGTTGTTGCCCCTGCTGCCTTCAGGAG ATAGAAATCCAGGCTCCTCCTGGGGTACCGGTGGGTTATGTTACTCAGACCTGGCACCCATGTCTGCCAAAGTTTACAATTCAAAATGAGAAGAGAGAGGATGTACTAAAAATTACTGGTCCATGTGTTGTGTGCAGCTGTTGTGCAGATGTTAATTTTGAG ATTAAAGCTCTCGATGAAGAAACTGTGGTTGGCAGGATTTCCAAGCAATGGAGTGGGTTTGTGAGAGAGGCATTTACAGACGCTGATAACTTTGGAATCCAGTTCCCTTTAGACCTTGATGTTAAAATGAAAGCTGTGATGCTTGGTGCTTGTTTCCTCATT GACTTCATGTTTTTTGAAAGGACTGGAAACCAAGAACAAAAATCAGGAGTGTGGTAG